The Phenylobacterium koreense genome window below encodes:
- a CDS encoding class I SAM-dependent methyltransferase — MTRTLWMAASAALLLSVSGAQAAPPPNIAAAVASTDRTDADKARDAARKPAEMLEFAGVKPGDKVSELIPGGGYFTRLLSAAVGPAGKVYAGVPAADLEKAKAAAKGNVEAVAMRPGALGLPEPVDLIFTAQNYHDFHLKRLNLDVAAVNKGLYDALKPGGVLLIIDHAAVPGAPIETADTLHRIDPAVVKREVEAAGFKFVSENNTVRNPADPKTASVFDPSIRGKTDQFVYKFQKPS; from the coding sequence ATGACGCGCACGTTGTGGATGGCCGCAAGCGCGGCTCTGTTGCTTAGCGTATCGGGCGCCCAGGCTGCGCCGCCCCCCAACATCGCCGCCGCGGTCGCCTCGACCGACCGCACCGACGCCGACAAGGCGCGGGATGCGGCGCGTAAGCCCGCGGAAATGCTGGAGTTTGCCGGCGTGAAGCCCGGCGACAAGGTCAGCGAACTGATCCCGGGCGGCGGCTATTTCACCCGCTTGCTCAGCGCGGCTGTCGGGCCGGCCGGCAAGGTCTATGCCGGCGTGCCCGCCGCCGACCTGGAAAAGGCCAAGGCCGCCGCCAAGGGCAATGTCGAAGCCGTCGCCATGAGGCCCGGCGCCTTGGGCCTTCCCGAGCCGGTGGACCTGATCTTCACGGCTCAGAACTATCACGACTTTCACTTGAAGCGCCTGAACCTGGACGTGGCCGCGGTCAACAAGGGGCTCTACGACGCCCTGAAGCCCGGCGGGGTGCTGCTGATCATCGACCATGCCGCCGTGCCCGGCGCGCCGATCGAGACGGCGGACACGCTGCACCGGATCGACCCAGCCGTGGTGAAGCGCGAAGTGGAGGCCGCCGGCTTCAAGTTCGTCAGCGAAAACAACACTGTGCGAAACCCAGCTGATCCCAAGACCGCCAGCGTCTTCGATCCGTCCATCCGCGGCAAGACTGACCAGTTCGTCTACAAGTTCCAGAAGCCTAGCTAG
- the mmsB gene encoding 3-hydroxyisobutyrate dehydrogenase yields the protein MRIGFIGLGNMGGGMAANQAKAGHEVLAFDLSQAALDRAKAAGCAPAASVADAVRDVDAVITMLPAGPHVRQVYAEQVLPNAPKSALLIDCSTIDVESARAVAEQARGQGFRFADAPVSGGTAAADAGTLAFMVGCDEADFAEVETAIGPMARAVIRAGDHGAGQAAKICNNMVLGVSMIGVCEAIAMAEKLGLDPERFFEIASKSSGQCWSITSYYPWPGPVENAPSNRGYEGGFATAMMLKDLKLAQQAAAAAGAAAPMGAQAEGLFALFDRLGYGSKDFSGILQMLRGRLNELGG from the coding sequence ATGCGTATCGGGTTCATCGGCCTGGGAAACATGGGCGGCGGCATGGCCGCCAACCAGGCGAAGGCGGGTCATGAGGTGCTGGCCTTCGATCTTTCCCAGGCGGCCCTCGACCGAGCAAAGGCGGCGGGCTGCGCGCCCGCCGCCAGCGTCGCCGACGCCGTCCGCGACGTAGACGCCGTGATCACCATGTTGCCGGCCGGCCCGCACGTGCGGCAGGTCTATGCCGAGCAGGTCCTGCCCAACGCCCCGAAGAGCGCGTTGCTGATCGACTGCTCGACCATCGATGTCGAGAGCGCCAGGGCGGTGGCCGAGCAGGCGAGGGGGCAGGGCTTCCGTTTCGCCGACGCCCCGGTCTCGGGCGGAACCGCCGCCGCCGACGCCGGAACGCTGGCCTTCATGGTCGGCTGCGACGAAGCCGACTTCGCCGAGGTCGAGACCGCCATCGGTCCAATGGCCCGGGCCGTGATCCGCGCGGGCGACCACGGCGCTGGCCAGGCGGCCAAGATCTGCAACAACATGGTCCTGGGTGTCTCTATGATCGGGGTATGCGAGGCGATCGCGATGGCCGAGAAGCTGGGGCTCGATCCGGAGCGCTTCTTCGAGATCGCCTCGAAGTCGTCGGGTCAATGCTGGTCGATCACAAGCTATTATCCCTGGCCCGGGCCTGTGGAGAACGCGCCGTCCAATCGCGGCTACGAGGGCGGATTCGCCACGGCGATGATGCTGAAAGACCTGAAACTGGCCCAGCAGGCGGCCGCCGCAGCCGGCGCCGCCGCGCCGATGGGAGCACAGGCGGAAGGGCTTTTTGCCCTATTTGACCGTCTTGGTTACGGCTCTAAGGACTTTTCCGGAATTCTACAGATGCTTCGCGGCCGCTTGAATGAGCTGGGCGGCTGA
- the hemA gene encoding 5-aminolevulinate synthase: MDYKSAFRTALEQIRSEGRYRVFADLKRHRGEFPRATWTQADGTQSDVVVWCSNDYLGQGQNPIVLDAMHTAIEEAGAGSGGTRNISGTTAYHVELERELADLHGKESALLFTSGYVSNEASLSTLYKILPGLIIFSDELNHNSMISGIRAGKREQRRVFRHNDLAHLEELLAAAPADAPKVIAFESVYSMDGDIADMKGTVALARKYGAMTYLDEVHAVGMYGPRGAGVAERDGMMSEIDIIEGTLGKAFGVMGGYIAADAMIVDAIRSYADGFIFTTSLPPSLAAGAVASIRYLKEHDEVRVAHQERAAALKARLARAGLPVMPSVSHIVPVLVGDPVHCKMISDILLSDYGIYVQPINYPTVPRGTERLRFTPSPAHTDEMMDSLAEALEKLWVHCNIARVGGQAA, from the coding sequence ATGGATTACAAGAGCGCCTTCCGCACCGCCCTCGAGCAGATTCGTTCGGAAGGCCGTTACCGGGTGTTCGCGGATCTGAAGCGCCATCGCGGCGAGTTTCCGCGCGCCACCTGGACGCAGGCGGACGGCACGCAGTCGGACGTGGTGGTCTGGTGCTCGAACGACTATCTCGGCCAGGGCCAGAATCCGATCGTGCTCGACGCCATGCACACGGCGATCGAGGAAGCCGGCGCCGGCTCGGGCGGCACCCGCAACATTTCCGGCACGACCGCCTATCACGTTGAACTGGAGCGTGAACTCGCCGATCTGCACGGCAAGGAATCGGCGCTGCTGTTCACCTCGGGCTATGTGTCCAACGAGGCGTCGCTCTCGACCCTCTACAAGATCCTTCCGGGCCTGATCATCTTCTCCGACGAGTTGAACCACAATTCGATGATCTCGGGCATCCGGGCCGGCAAGCGCGAGCAGCGCCGGGTGTTCCGCCACAACGACCTTGCGCATCTCGAGGAACTGCTGGCCGCCGCCCCCGCGGATGCGCCGAAGGTGATCGCCTTCGAAAGCGTCTACTCGATGGACGGCGACATCGCGGACATGAAGGGCACCGTGGCCCTGGCGAGGAAGTACGGCGCCATGACCTATCTGGACGAGGTCCACGCGGTCGGCATGTACGGCCCCCGTGGGGCGGGCGTCGCCGAGCGCGACGGCATGATGTCCGAGATCGACATCATCGAGGGCACGCTGGGCAAGGCTTTCGGCGTGATGGGCGGCTATATCGCGGCCGACGCCATGATCGTCGACGCTATCCGCAGCTACGCCGACGGCTTCATCTTCACGACCTCGCTGCCGCCGTCCCTGGCCGCGGGCGCGGTGGCCTCGATCCGCTACCTCAAGGAACACGACGAAGTCCGCGTCGCTCACCAAGAGCGCGCGGCCGCCCTGAAAGCGCGCCTGGCGCGGGCCGGCCTGCCGGTCATGCCGTCGGTCAGCCACATCGTGCCGGTGCTGGTTGGCGACCCCGTTCACTGCAAGATGATCTCGGACATTCTGCTCAGCGACTACGGGATCTACGTGCAGCCGATCAACTATCCGACCGTGCCGCGCGGCACTGAGCGCCTGCGCTTCACGCCGTCACCGGCTCATACGGACGAGATGATGGATTCCCTGGCCGAGGCGCTCGAAAAGCTGTGGGTCCACTGCAACATCGCGCGGGTGGGCGGCCAAGCCGCCTGA
- a CDS encoding MucR family transcriptional regulator — MSIEAEPEGRSGEELMRLGADIVAAYVSRNPVAADAVPEIIRSVYGALEGLSKTTVAVQEERPKPAVPISRSVQHDFIVCLEDGKKLKMLKRYLRSRYDMSPEDYRRRWGLPPDYPMVAPAYAARRSDFAKKIGLGRGVRRGK, encoded by the coding sequence ATGAGTATAGAAGCCGAGCCCGAGGGCCGTTCGGGCGAGGAGCTGATGCGGCTTGGCGCCGATATCGTCGCCGCCTACGTAAGCCGTAACCCCGTCGCTGCCGATGCGGTTCCGGAGATCATCAGATCGGTCTACGGGGCTCTCGAGGGCCTCAGCAAAACCACTGTGGCGGTCCAGGAGGAGCGCCCGAAGCCGGCGGTGCCGATCAGCCGTTCGGTGCAGCACGACTTCATCGTCTGCCTCGAAGACGGCAAGAAGCTGAAGATGCTGAAGCGCTATCTGCGCTCGCGCTATGACATGAGCCCCGAGGACTATCGTCGTCGGTGGGGTCTGCCGCCGGATTATCCGATGGTGGCGCCGGCTTACGCAGCGCGTCGTTCCGACTTCGCCAAGAAGATCGGATTGGGCCGAGGCGTTCGCCGCGGCAAGTGA
- the glyA gene encoding serine hydroxymethyltransferase, translated as MTVHPQTPADAFFTSGVADTDKEIAAVLSGELKRQQDQIELIASENIVSRAVMEAQGSVLTNKYAEGYPGKRYYGGCEVVDVAEEIAIARAKEIFGCEFANVQPHSGSQANQAVFMATMTPGDTFMGMDLAAGGHLTHGKNVNQSGKWFRPVAYGVRQQDHLIDYDMAAEVALAEKPKVIIAGGSAYSRHIDFKRFKEIADSVDAVLMVDIAHYAGLVAGGVYPNPFPHADIVTTTTHKTLRGPRGGMILTNSKKLAKKIDSAVFPGLQGGPLMHVIAAKAVAFGEALQPEFKQYARQIVDNARALSDSLQSAGFKIVSNGTDSHLMLVDLTPKGVSGADAEVALERAHITTNKNGIPFDPLPPMQTSGLRVGTPAGTTRGFGTAEFRQIGAWIGEVLDGLATGGDNSAVEAKVRDEVLALTKRFPIYA; from the coding sequence ATGACCGTCCACCCCCAGACCCCCGCCGACGCATTCTTCACGTCCGGCGTCGCCGACACCGACAAGGAAATCGCGGCGGTCCTTTCCGGCGAGCTCAAGCGCCAGCAGGATCAGATCGAGCTGATCGCCTCCGAAAACATCGTCTCGCGCGCCGTCATGGAGGCGCAAGGCTCTGTTTTGACGAACAAATATGCCGAGGGCTACCCCGGTAAGCGCTACTACGGCGGCTGCGAGGTCGTGGACGTGGCCGAGGAAATCGCCATCGCCCGCGCCAAGGAAATCTTCGGCTGCGAGTTCGCCAACGTGCAGCCGCACTCGGGCAGCCAGGCGAACCAAGCGGTGTTCATGGCGACCATGACCCCGGGGGACACCTTCATGGGCATGGACCTGGCCGCCGGCGGCCATTTGACGCACGGCAAGAACGTGAACCAATCGGGCAAGTGGTTCCGTCCCGTCGCCTACGGCGTGCGCCAGCAGGACCACCTGATCGACTACGACATGGCGGCCGAGGTCGCTCTCGCCGAAAAGCCGAAGGTCATCATCGCCGGGGGATCGGCCTATAGCCGCCATATCGACTTCAAGCGCTTCAAGGAAATCGCCGACAGCGTCGATGCGGTGCTGATGGTCGACATCGCGCACTATGCCGGCTTGGTCGCCGGCGGCGTCTACCCGAACCCGTTCCCCCATGCCGACATCGTCACCACCACGACGCACAAGACGCTGCGCGGTCCGCGCGGCGGCATGATCCTGACCAACTCGAAGAAGCTGGCCAAGAAGATCGACTCGGCGGTGTTCCCCGGCCTGCAGGGCGGCCCGCTGATGCACGTCATCGCCGCTAAGGCTGTGGCGTTCGGTGAGGCGCTGCAGCCGGAGTTCAAGCAGTACGCCCGCCAGATCGTCGACAACGCTCGCGCCCTGTCCGACAGCCTGCAATCGGCCGGATTCAAGATCGTCTCCAACGGCACCGACAGCCACCTGATGCTGGTCGACCTGACGCCGAAGGGCGTTTCGGGCGCCGATGCCGAGGTGGCCCTTGAGCGCGCCCACATCACGACCAACAAGAACGGCATCCCGTTCGACCCGCTTCCCCCGATGCAGACCTCGGGCCTGCGTGTCGGCACGCCGGCGGGCACCACGCGCGGCTTCGGCACGGCTGAATTCCGTCAGATCGGGGCTTGGATCGGCGAAGTGCTGGATGGCCTTGCGACCGGCGGCGACAACTCCGCGGTGGAGGCCAAAGTCCGCGATGAGGTCCTGGCGCTGACGAAACGCTTCCCCATCTACGCCTAA
- the nrdR gene encoding transcriptional regulator NrdR — MRCPFCGHAESQVKDSRPSEDGAAIRRRRLCPECEGRFTTFERVQLRELTIVKRSGRRTPFDRDKLARSIGLAIRKRPIEPERVEKMISAITRQLESMGETEIASSVVGELIMKHLKELDDVSYVRYASVYRDFREAGEFATFLGQEGLSDGEEDGR; from the coding sequence ATGCGTTGCCCGTTCTGCGGTCACGCCGAAAGCCAGGTGAAGGACAGCCGCCCGTCGGAAGACGGCGCGGCTATCCGTCGCCGTCGCCTCTGCCCTGAGTGCGAGGGGCGGTTCACCACCTTCGAGCGGGTGCAGCTGCGCGAACTGACGATCGTCAAGAGGTCGGGGCGGCGCACGCCGTTCGACCGTGACAAGCTCGCGCGCTCCATCGGCCTCGCCATTCGCAAGCGGCCGATCGAGCCGGAGCGGGTCGAGAAGATGATCTCGGCCATCACGCGTCAGCTCGAGAGCATGGGCGAGACCGAGATCGCCTCGTCCGTCGTAGGCGAGCTGATCATGAAGCACCTGAAGGAGCTCGATGACGTCTCCTACGTGCGCTACGCCTCAGTCTATCGGGACTTCCGTGAGGCCGGTGAGTTCGCCACCTTCCTGGGCCAGGAGGGGCTGAGCGACGGTGAAGAGGATGGGCGCTAG
- a CDS encoding RibD family protein, with product MITLKLATSLDGRIATATGESRWITGPQARQATHRLRAEHDAVLVGVETALADDPELTVRLEGWSGRQPTRVVLDSRQRLADGCKLVATARDVPTYVVSTTPPEPRLTDQGVRVLQVHAVGEERPELRDVVAALAEEGLVRLFVEGGGQVAGSFLRCGLVDRLEWFRAPIVIGGEGRPGIGALALSALADAPRLRRIEIREVGDDLWERYERI from the coding sequence ATGATCACCCTGAAGCTTGCGACCTCGCTCGACGGCCGGATCGCGACCGCGACCGGGGAAAGCCGATGGATCACTGGTCCACAGGCGCGCCAGGCGACCCATCGCCTGCGTGCAGAACACGACGCCGTGCTGGTGGGCGTGGAGACGGCGCTGGCCGACGATCCCGAACTCACGGTGCGGCTCGAGGGCTGGAGCGGCCGTCAACCTACTCGGGTGGTCCTCGACAGCCGCCAGAGGCTGGCGGATGGCTGCAAGCTCGTCGCGACGGCGCGGGACGTTCCGACCTATGTCGTCTCGACCACGCCACCCGAGCCGCGCCTGACCGACCAGGGCGTCCGAGTGCTGCAGGTTCATGCGGTGGGGGAAGAGCGTCCCGAGCTGCGCGACGTCGTGGCCGCCCTGGCGGAGGAGGGCCTGGTGCGCCTGTTCGTCGAAGGCGGCGGGCAGGTGGCCGGCAGCTTCCTGCGCTGCGGCCTGGTGGATCGCCTTGAATGGTTCCGCGCTCCGATCGTCATCGGCGGGGAAGGGCGACCGGGCATCGGCGCGTTGGCCTTGAGCGCCCTTGCCGACGCGCCCAGGCTGCGCCGTATTGAAATCCGCGAGGTCGGTGACGACCTTTGGGAGCGTTACGAGAGGATCTGA
- a CDS encoding riboflavin synthase, whose amino-acid sequence MFTGIVTDVGRVRAIRETNRDTRFEIETKFDLSTVDLGASISHAGCCLTVVDKGEGWFAVEVSGETLGLTTLSGWKEGDPVNLERAARVGDELGGHIVSGHVDGVGEVVSVEAEGGSHRVKIRVPKPLHRYIAPKGSITVEGVSLTVNEVEDDVFGVNLIPHTWDVTTLGRLTPGAKVNLEIDMLARYLARWRETA is encoded by the coding sequence ATGTTCACTGGCATCGTCACCGATGTGGGCCGCGTCCGCGCGATCCGCGAAACCAACCGCGACACGCGCTTCGAAATCGAGACGAAGTTCGATCTGTCGACCGTCGATCTCGGCGCCTCGATCAGCCACGCGGGATGCTGCCTGACCGTCGTCGACAAGGGCGAGGGCTGGTTCGCCGTCGAGGTGTCGGGCGAGACGTTGGGCCTGACGACGCTGTCGGGCTGGAAGGAGGGTGATCCCGTCAATCTCGAGCGAGCGGCGCGGGTTGGCGACGAACTGGGCGGTCACATCGTCTCTGGCCACGTGGACGGCGTGGGTGAGGTGGTCTCGGTGGAGGCCGAGGGCGGTTCGCACCGCGTGAAAATCCGCGTTCCGAAGCCGCTGCACCGTTATATCGCGCCGAAAGGATCCATCACGGTCGAGGGCGTTTCCCTGACGGTGAACGAGGTGGAGGACGACGTCTTCGGCGTGAATCTGATCCCGCACACCTGGGATGTGACGACTCTCGGCCGCCTGACGCCGGGTGCGAAGGTCAATCTCGAGATCGACATGTTGGCGCGATATCTCGCCCGTTGGCGAGAAACGGCCTAA
- the ribH gene encoding 6,7-dimethyl-8-ribityllumazine synthase produces MLEEKIRILIVEARFYDDLADSMLKAAADVITAHDAEYDVISVPGALEIPGAIAIAEEGGRSPAGKRYDGYVALGTVIRGETYHFEVVSNESARGLMDLTVNKQLAIGNGILTVEDEDQAWARAKASEGDKGGAAARAALEMVGLKRRLLGQAR; encoded by the coding sequence ATGCTCGAAGAAAAGATCCGCATCCTCATCGTCGAAGCGCGCTTCTACGACGACCTCGCCGACTCGATGCTGAAAGCCGCCGCCGACGTGATCACGGCCCATGACGCCGAGTACGACGTCATCAGCGTGCCCGGCGCCCTGGAGATTCCGGGAGCGATCGCCATCGCCGAAGAGGGCGGCCGTAGTCCGGCCGGTAAGCGCTATGACGGCTATGTGGCGCTTGGCACGGTGATCCGCGGCGAGACCTATCACTTCGAGGTCGTCTCCAACGAGTCGGCTCGTGGCCTGATGGACCTGACGGTCAACAAGCAACTGGCGATCGGCAACGGCATCCTCACCGTCGAGGATGAAGACCAGGCCTGGGCCCGCGCCAAGGCCAGCGAAGGCGACAAGGGCGGCGCGGCCGCTCGCGCGGCGCTGGAGATGGTCGGGCTGAAGCGCCGTCTGCTCGGACAGGCCCGATGA
- the nusB gene encoding transcription antitermination factor NusB: MSRGPRSIARLAVVQALYQMEVSGVGVEAVIREFSDHRFDRNIEGEAESEGATLAAADEAFFADLVRGVVGHQREIDAAIVKRLASNWRLERIDATVRAILRAGAFELSHRPDVPTEVAIDEYVELTKSFFDGPEAGFVNGALDAVARDVRG, translated from the coding sequence ATGAGCCGCGGTCCGCGATCCATTGCGCGGCTGGCCGTGGTCCAGGCGCTCTACCAGATGGAAGTCTCCGGCGTCGGCGTCGAGGCGGTGATCCGGGAATTCTCCGATCACCGGTTCGACCGCAACATCGAAGGCGAGGCCGAGAGCGAGGGCGCGACCCTGGCGGCCGCCGACGAGGCTTTCTTCGCCGATCTGGTGCGTGGCGTCGTCGGCCACCAGCGCGAGATCGACGCCGCGATCGTCAAGCGATTGGCCAGCAACTGGCGGCTGGAGCGGATCGACGCCACGGTGCGCGCCATCCTTCGCGCCGGCGCCTTCGAGCTTTCCCATCGTCCGGACGTGCCGACCGAGGTCGCCATCGACGAGTATGTCGAGTTGACCAAGTCGTTCTTCGACGGCCCGGAGGCTGGCTTCGTGAACGGAGCCCTGGACGCGGTGGCCCGCGATGTCCGGGGCTGA
- the thiL gene encoding thiamine-phosphate kinase produces the protein MSGADQAPDEFGQIERLFRPLTRGAPEAFDLLDDAAAIPGRPGHDLIVTKDAMVEGVHFLPSDPPDLVARKLLRVNLSDLAAKGAEPYGYFLATAWPRTFGWEARKQFASGLAVDGERFGLVLLGGDTVSTPGPLSLSLTMLGWAPTGRMVRRSGARPGDLLMVSGTIGDGLLGLKAAHGDVSDPDGYLAGRYRVPNPRLDLREFLRATATAAADVSDGLIADAGHIAKASGVRARIELERVPLSAAARAWAAAQADLFEALSELAAGGDDYEVVCTAPRPLEGFTVIGAIEQGEGVELSWRGETRRPAKSGWKHG, from the coding sequence ATGTCCGGGGCTGACCAGGCTCCGGACGAGTTTGGACAGATAGAACGCCTGTTCCGGCCGCTCACCAGAGGCGCGCCGGAAGCGTTCGACTTGCTGGACGACGCCGCGGCCATTCCCGGCCGTCCCGGACATGATCTAATCGTCACCAAGGATGCGATGGTCGAGGGGGTGCATTTCCTCCCCAGCGATCCGCCGGACCTCGTGGCGCGGAAACTCCTGCGGGTGAACCTGTCCGACCTGGCGGCCAAGGGCGCCGAGCCCTACGGCTACTTCCTGGCGACGGCCTGGCCCAGGACCTTCGGGTGGGAAGCGCGCAAGCAATTCGCCTCCGGCCTGGCCGTGGACGGCGAAAGGTTCGGCCTGGTGCTGCTGGGCGGCGACACAGTCTCGACGCCAGGCCCCTTGAGTCTCTCGCTGACGATGCTGGGGTGGGCTCCCACGGGCCGCATGGTGCGGCGGAGCGGCGCTCGGCCCGGCGATCTGCTGATGGTTTCGGGAACGATCGGGGACGGGCTCCTTGGCCTGAAGGCGGCGCATGGGGACGTCTCGGACCCCGATGGCTACCTCGCGGGCCGTTATCGCGTGCCGAATCCGCGCCTGGACCTGCGCGAATTCCTGAGAGCGACGGCCACTGCGGCGGCGGATGTCTCCGACGGGCTGATCGCCGACGCGGGCCATATCGCCAAGGCGAGCGGGGTTCGGGCGAGGATCGAGCTGGAGCGCGTTCCGCTCTCGGCCGCGGCGCGGGCCTGGGCCGCCGCTCAAGCCGATCTCTTCGAAGCCCTGAGCGAACTGGCGGCCGGAGGCGACGACTATGAAGTGGTCTGCACAGCTCCCCGCCCACTGGAAGGCTTCACGGTCATCGGTGCGATAGAGCAGGGGGAGGGCGTCGAACTCTCATGGCGGGGCGAGACCCGGCGCCCGGCGAAGAGCGGCTGGAAGCACGGCTAA
- a CDS encoding sodium-translocating pyrophosphatase, whose amino-acid sequence MSLTLTLVIAAGLLAVLYGIVRTAQLLRASPGSARMQEIAAAIQEGAQAYLRRQYTAIAIVGVVVLILAAVLIGPLAAVGFAIGAILSGSAGFIGMLISVRANVRTAQASSEGLARGLSLAFQSGAITGMLVAGFALVGVSGYYAFLVGPLGHENTSREVVDSLVALGFGASLISIFARLGGGIFTKGADVGGDMVGKVEAGIPEDDPRNAATIADNVGDNVGDCAGMAADLFETYAVTTVATMVLAAIFFRGTEVVGSMMLLPLAICGVCIVTSIIGTFGVRLGKSNNIMGALYQGLIITGVLSIAAIYWVVTSLVTAPVTVGDKTFDAMNLFWCGVTGLVVTALIVVITEYYTGTGFRPVKSVAKASVSGHGTNVIQGLAMSLESTAAPALVIVVGIIVTYSLAGLFGIAIATTSMLSLAGVIVALDAFGPVTDNAGGIAEMAGLPPEVRVTTDALDAVGNTTKAVTKGYAIGSAGLGALVLFAAYTEDLRYFAANATPGSFFDGLGAVAFDLSNPYVVVGLLVGGLLPFLFGGLSMTAVGRAAESVVAEVRRQFKENPGIMTGEVKPEYGKAVDILTRAAIKEMIVPSLLPVFSPIVLFFVINMIAGKVNAFASLGAMLMGVIVTGLFVAISMTSGGGAWDNAKKLIEEGHHGGKGSDAHKAAVTGDTVGDPYKDTAGPAVNPMIKITNIVALLLLAVLAHSAVS is encoded by the coding sequence ATGAGTCTTACGCTTACGCTGGTGATCGCCGCTGGCTTGTTGGCGGTGCTCTACGGCATCGTCCGAACGGCGCAGTTGTTACGTGCTTCTCCGGGGAGCGCGCGCATGCAGGAGATCGCCGCGGCGATCCAAGAAGGCGCGCAGGCTTATCTCCGCCGACAATACACCGCCATCGCCATCGTCGGCGTGGTCGTTCTGATCCTCGCGGCCGTCCTGATTGGACCGCTGGCGGCCGTGGGCTTCGCCATCGGCGCCATTCTTTCCGGTTCGGCCGGCTTCATCGGGATGTTGATCTCGGTGCGAGCCAACGTCCGTACCGCCCAGGCCTCGTCCGAGGGGCTGGCGCGGGGCCTGTCGCTGGCCTTCCAGTCCGGCGCCATCACCGGGATGCTGGTCGCCGGCTTCGCCCTGGTCGGCGTGTCGGGCTACTACGCTTTCCTGGTCGGGCCGCTGGGCCACGAGAACACCAGCCGCGAAGTGGTCGACTCGCTTGTCGCCCTGGGCTTCGGCGCCTCGCTGATCTCGATCTTCGCCCGTCTCGGCGGGGGCATCTTCACCAAGGGTGCCGACGTGGGCGGCGACATGGTGGGCAAGGTCGAGGCCGGCATTCCCGAGGACGATCCCCGCAACGCCGCGACCATCGCGGACAATGTGGGCGACAACGTCGGCGATTGCGCCGGCATGGCCGCCGACCTCTTCGAAACCTACGCGGTGACCACGGTCGCGACCATGGTGCTCGCCGCCATCTTCTTCCGCGGGACGGAGGTCGTCGGCTCGATGATGCTGCTGCCGCTGGCTATCTGCGGGGTCTGCATCGTCACCTCAATCATCGGCACCTTCGGCGTGCGCCTGGGCAAGTCCAACAACATCATGGGCGCGCTCTACCAGGGCCTGATCATCACCGGCGTCCTTTCGATCGCGGCGATCTACTGGGTCGTCACCTCGCTGGTCACGGCGCCGGTCACGGTCGGCGACAAGACCTTCGACGCCATGAACCTCTTCTGGTGCGGCGTGACGGGCCTGGTCGTCACCGCCCTGATCGTGGTGATCACCGAATACTACACGGGCACGGGCTTCCGGCCGGTGAAGTCGGTCGCCAAGGCTTCGGTCTCCGGTCACGGCACCAACGTCATCCAGGGCCTGGCCATGTCGCTGGAATCGACCGCGGCGCCGGCGCTGGTCATCGTGGTCGGCATCATTGTCACCTACAGCCTGGCGGGCCTGTTCGGGATCGCCATCGCCACGACCTCCATGCTGTCGCTGGCCGGGGTGATCGTCGCCCTCGACGCCTTCGGTCCGGTCACGGACAACGCGGGCGGCATCGCCGAAATGGCTGGCCTGCCGCCGGAGGTTCGGGTCACCACCGACGCCCTCGACGCGGTCGGCAACACCACCAAGGCGGTCACCAAAGGCTACGCGATCGGTTCGGCGGGCCTGGGCGCCCTCGTGCTGTTCGCGGCCTACACCGAGGACCTGCGCTACTTCGCGGCCAATGCGACGCCGGGATCCTTCTTCGACGGTCTCGGCGCCGTCGCCTTCGACCTTTCCAATCCCTACGTGGTGGTCGGCCTGTTGGTCGGCGGCCTGCTGCCCTTCCTGTTCGGCGGGCTTTCGATGACCGCCGTCGGCCGGGCGGCGGAGTCGGTGGTCGCCGAGGTGCGCCGTCAGTTCAAGGAAAACCCGGGCATCATGACCGGGGAGGTCAAGCCTGAGTACGGCAAGGCCGTGGACATCCTGACCCGCGCGGCGATCAAGGAGATGATCGTTCCTTCGCTGCTGCCGGTCTTCTCGCCGATCGTGCTGTTCTTCGTGATCAACATGATCGCCGGCAAGGTGAACGCTTTCGCCAGCCTCGGCGCCATGCTGATGGGCGTCATCGTCACCGGCCTCTTCGTGGCGATCTCGATGACTTCGGGCGGCGGCGCCTGGGACAACGCCAAGAAGCTGATCGAGGAAGGCCACCATGGCGGCAAGGGGTCCGACGCCCACAAGGCGGCGGTCACCGGCGACACCGTCGGCGATCCCTACAAGGACACCGCCGGCCCGGCGGTGAACCCGATGATCAAGATCACCAACATCGTCGCCCTGCTGCTGCTGGCCGTGCTCGCTCACAGCGCCGTCAGCTAA